The Nonlabens spongiae genome contains a region encoding:
- the rpsG gene encoding 30S ribosomal protein S7, with amino-acid sequence MRKRQAKKRPILPDPRFNDQLVTRFVNMMMLHGKKSVAFKLFYDAMDIVEEKNQDEEKTALELWKDALSNVMPHVEVRSRRVGGATFQIPMQIRPDRKISTAMKWLISYARKRNEKSFSAKLAAEVLAAAKEEGAAVKKKVDTHKMAEANKAFSHFRF; translated from the coding sequence ATGAGAAAAAGACAGGCGAAAAAACGCCCGATCCTTCCGGATCCGCGTTTCAATGACCAGCTGGTAACTCGATTTGTCAACATGATGATGTTGCACGGTAAAAAATCAGTTGCCTTTAAATTGTTCTATGATGCGATGGATATCGTTGAGGAGAAAAATCAAGACGAAGAAAAAACGGCTCTTGAGCTGTGGAAGGATGCTCTTTCAAATGTAATGCCTCACGTAGAGGTGCGTAGCCGTCGAGTGGGTGGTGCGACATTTCAAATCCCTATGCAGATCAGGCCAGACCGCAAGATATCTACTGCAATGAAGTGGTTGATCAGCTATGCGCGTAAGAGAAACGAGAAATCATTCTCTGCAAAGCTTGCTGCTGAAGTTCTTGCAGCTGCAAAGGAAGAAGGTGCTGCTGTTAAGAAGAAAGTAGATACTCACAAAATGGCAGAAGCTAACAAAGCATTCTCTCACTTTAGATTCTAA
- the rpsL gene encoding 30S ribosomal protein S12 — MPTISQLVRKGRSKITKKSKSAALDSCPQRRGVCTRVYTTTPKKPNSAMRKVARVRLTNGKEVNAYIPGEGHNLQEHSIVLVRGGRVKDLPGVRYHIVRGALDTAGVADRTQRRSKYGAKRPKK, encoded by the coding sequence ATGCCAACGATTTCACAATTAGTACGTAAAGGAAGGTCTAAGATAACCAAGAAGAGTAAATCGGCTGCTCTAGATTCTTGTCCTCAACGTCGTGGAGTTTGTACACGTGTTTACACAACTACACCTAAGAAGCCTAACTCAGCAATGAGAAAGGTAGCAAGGGTACGTCTTACTAATGGTAAGGAAGTAAACGCATACATTCCAGGAGAGGGACACAATCTGCAAGAACACTCGATAGTATTGGTTAGAGGCGGAAGGGTAAAGGATTTGCCAGGTGTAAGGTATCATATCGTGCGTGGAGCTCTGGACACCGCTGGTGTTGCAGATCGTACACAACGTAGATCCAAATACGGTGCAAAACGCCCTAAGAAGTAA
- a CDS encoding BamA/TamA family outer membrane protein, whose amino-acid sequence MKVSTFGKNHVSENIIEKCHEAKAKRKLDSILTSIQASGFLTARLNKPYRYKDTLRARIDLGSKINVVDLQEVFFFSNHSSESTLSRKRDYHLPFSEYLLRIQTIEDSLQMTGVSFSKIESKNIQINGDTLKTKLHINTSTKRYIDDIVIKGLKKTPKNLKRFIQSRKLIYNKDNIKLVEQEINSSRIAKIARPSETLFKKDSTKLYVYVEKSNGNSLEGMLGLNNPDGEKTQINGFANLELINILNTAETLKLDYRNDGNDISTLNAFASFPFLLFNKIGADAGITITRRDSTYQNESLKAGLFYQPRLAYTYGLNYESLNSNDLSSNDQFGTFQKNGLNAKLIHSRNTGVSFDKIPDIYYNLNLGYYDRMVNVKKTNQWQLDATFQKIWHLNNKNEFLTRIRAFHLETEDLLFSELKQLGGIQSMRGFTENSIDSGSFGTLMTEYRRSFSTNFYAYTVADFGRFEDFSASEMRNIYGLGLGAAILTRSGLLSLSVVNGSFDEANLELSSVITHLNLRINF is encoded by the coding sequence ATGAAGGTTTCTACCTTTGGCAAAAACCACGTTTCAGAAAACATTATTGAAAAATGTCATGAAGCTAAGGCAAAAAGAAAACTAGACAGCATTCTCACGTCAATACAAGCTAGCGGATTCCTTACGGCTCGACTGAATAAACCCTATAGATATAAGGACACGTTACGAGCAAGAATTGACCTTGGTTCAAAAATCAACGTTGTAGATCTCCAAGAGGTGTTTTTCTTTTCAAATCATTCTTCAGAAAGTACGCTTTCGCGAAAGCGAGACTACCACCTACCCTTCTCAGAATACTTACTCAGAATACAAACCATTGAAGACAGTTTGCAGATGACAGGTGTGTCCTTTTCCAAAATTGAATCAAAAAACATCCAAATCAACGGCGATACGCTAAAAACAAAGCTTCATATCAATACGAGTACTAAAAGATATATTGACGATATCGTAATAAAAGGTCTAAAGAAAACGCCCAAAAACCTAAAGCGGTTCATACAAAGTAGAAAGCTTATATATAATAAGGACAACATTAAGCTGGTAGAACAAGAAATAAATAGTTCAAGGATAGCAAAAATCGCCAGGCCCAGCGAAACTCTTTTCAAAAAAGACAGCACTAAACTTTATGTGTATGTAGAAAAAAGTAACGGTAACAGCCTGGAAGGTATGTTAGGACTCAACAATCCCGATGGTGAAAAAACCCAAATTAACGGCTTTGCCAATCTTGAGCTTATCAATATTCTCAATACAGCAGAAACACTAAAACTAGACTACAGAAATGATGGTAACGATATTTCAACCCTTAATGCGTTTGCATCTTTCCCGTTTTTACTATTCAATAAAATAGGTGCCGACGCCGGAATCACAATCACTAGAAGAGACAGCACCTATCAAAACGAGTCGTTAAAAGCTGGCCTATTTTATCAACCGAGACTCGCCTATACCTATGGATTGAATTATGAATCCCTCAACAGCAATGATTTAAGCTCTAATGACCAATTTGGGACATTTCAAAAAAACGGACTCAATGCTAAGTTGATCCACTCTCGCAATACCGGAGTTAGTTTTGACAAAATACCCGATATCTATTACAACTTGAATCTAGGCTATTATGACAGAATGGTAAATGTTAAAAAAACAAATCAGTGGCAACTTGACGCAACCTTTCAAAAAATATGGCATCTAAATAATAAGAATGAGTTCCTGACGCGGATTAGAGCCTTCCATCTTGAAACGGAAGATTTACTCTTCTCAGAATTAAAACAACTAGGAGGCATACAAAGCATGAGGGGTTTTACTGAAAATAGTATTGATTCCGGTTCTTTTGGAACACTGATGACGGAGTACAGACGTTCTTTTAGCACCAATTTTTATGCTTACACGGTAGCTGATTTTGGCAGATTCGAAGATTTTAGCGCCTCAGAGATGCGAAATATTTATGGTTTAGGATTAGGAGCAGCAATTTTAACACGTTCTGGCCTGCTAAGTTTGAGCGTTGTAAATGGGAGTTTTGACGAAGCTAACCTAGAGCTATCCAGCGTTATAACTCATTTAAACTTAAGGATTAATTTTTAA
- a CDS encoding SusC/RagA family TonB-linked outer membrane protein, whose translation MKTKLNGILTLLLALVAQVAFAQQTVTGTVTGPDGGPILGATVLVKNSSVFASTDFDGKYTIQASPEDILVFSYTGYDTQEIIVGDQTTIDVSMKTSLDEVVVQAYRSTTTKRSIVASSVVTAKQLEDRPNASAIQRLQGQVAGLSVQTSTGQPGANSLIQIRGVSSINGNTEPLIVIDGIPVDEDVFRTINPLDIESTTVLKDAAGTAIYGNRGANGVIVITTKRADFDQDLTVRYTSQTGFTELLGADYNLFSAQDYLRFERENGVGAGANGFDNSGTPLTDAEIAAFSVSESWEDAFYRTGRNTLHNLNLSSGGKNLSQVTTIGYVEQEGALLASDLQRFTLRNNLNIKSEDERFTSQTSMQLGFSKNNSQTEPDNDRNNFIYFNSIFGANRGLPYFDPNNSQNLERWVDGLQAFYSPYVTLDNTRLNTNKEDEIKMVIGANNAYKITDHITARYNIGMDYTQENYLRVADPNSALARVHASFIGPDAVEGFQTESFFRDFRFNNTLSVGYENTFGADENGEGGHTFLANLYTEYVKGHFKSFNYSQTGLNPRTFSPGNGAGFVADVEDNDEFVPTVGASKASTGLFSYFGEIDYDYDNKFGVFAALRRDASSRFTGDNTWGTFWSVAGRWNVSEMDFMQDVSWVNNLKVRASYGTTGNERIAGTYYGALNNFRTLFNTGIGYGDNQTFFRSQLGNESLRWETIKTANLGIEFGLFENRLRSTIEVYDRKTEDLFFNIFVSTLVTPSGSIQANVGDLSNKGAELALNYDLFRSDQADGFNFTVNANINYNEFEVTKIDAEGGLIDNGSTVIQEGAQLNEYFVVPYLGVNPANGNLLFEDINGNPTENPTLEDRRLTGTDSQPDFQGGFGFNTSYKGFFLESQFVFMTGLERFDSNLASYYDINDLGQYQLSSDLERSWTPDNRITDMPAVNATNLSPGVTSDRFLINSNFVRWRFLQLGYNFDREMLEKTFLQNVRIYANGENLATFSNWLGFDPESTRQSELNRYPTPRTVSVGIDLTF comes from the coding sequence ATGAAAACAAAATTAAATGGAATTTTGACGCTATTGCTAGCGTTAGTTGCGCAGGTAGCTTTTGCGCAACAGACCGTTACCGGTACGGTGACAGGGCCAGATGGAGGACCCATTCTGGGGGCAACCGTTTTGGTCAAAAACAGTTCTGTATTTGCATCAACTGACTTTGATGGTAAATACACAATTCAAGCGAGTCCAGAGGACATCTTGGTTTTCTCCTACACTGGGTACGACACCCAAGAAATTATAGTAGGTGATCAAACTACAATTGACGTTTCTATGAAAACGTCTTTAGATGAGGTTGTTGTACAGGCCTATCGATCTACGACTACTAAAAGAAGTATTGTAGCGTCTTCTGTAGTAACCGCAAAGCAACTTGAAGACCGTCCTAACGCAAGTGCAATACAGCGTCTTCAAGGTCAGGTTGCAGGACTATCCGTTCAAACTTCAACAGGACAACCTGGTGCTAATTCCCTGATACAGATACGCGGTGTAAGCTCTATCAACGGTAATACTGAACCTCTTATCGTAATTGATGGGATACCAGTAGACGAAGATGTTTTCAGAACTATCAACCCTCTAGATATTGAAAGCACCACTGTTCTTAAGGATGCTGCAGGTACTGCAATTTATGGTAACCGTGGTGCCAATGGTGTGATTGTTATTACAACTAAGCGTGCCGATTTCGACCAAGACCTTACCGTGAGATACACTTCACAAACCGGTTTCACAGAACTTCTAGGGGCTGATTATAATTTATTTAGTGCTCAGGACTACCTTAGATTTGAAAGAGAAAATGGAGTTGGAGCAGGTGCTAATGGTTTTGACAATAGTGGTACTCCATTGACCGATGCTGAAATTGCAGCGTTTAGTGTTAGCGAATCTTGGGAGGATGCATTTTATCGTACAGGCCGTAATACACTGCACAACTTGAACTTGAGCTCAGGTGGTAAAAACCTCTCTCAAGTTACAACGATAGGTTATGTTGAGCAAGAGGGTGCTTTATTAGCGTCGGACCTTCAGAGATTTACCCTGAGAAATAATCTTAATATCAAATCTGAAGATGAGAGATTTACTTCTCAAACTTCTATGCAATTAGGTTTTTCAAAAAACAATTCTCAAACAGAGCCAGATAACGATAGAAATAACTTCATTTACTTCAACTCTATCTTTGGAGCCAACAGAGGTTTACCTTATTTCGATCCAAACAATAGCCAAAATTTAGAGCGTTGGGTTGATGGATTGCAAGCATTTTACTCTCCTTATGTGACACTGGATAACACAAGATTGAACACAAACAAAGAAGACGAGATAAAAATGGTGATAGGAGCAAATAATGCTTATAAGATCACTGATCACATTACTGCTCGTTATAATATTGGTATGGATTACACTCAGGAAAATTATCTACGAGTAGCAGATCCTAATTCAGCTCTTGCAAGAGTACATGCTAGCTTTATCGGCCCTGATGCTGTAGAAGGTTTTCAAACTGAATCATTCTTTAGAGACTTCAGATTCAACAATACCTTGAGCGTTGGATACGAAAACACATTTGGAGCAGATGAAAATGGCGAAGGTGGTCACACTTTCTTAGCAAACCTTTACACGGAATATGTAAAAGGTCACTTTAAATCTTTCAATTATTCTCAAACAGGTCTTAATCCAAGGACTTTTTCACCAGGAAATGGTGCTGGTTTCGTAGCAGATGTAGAGGATAACGATGAATTTGTTCCAACAGTAGGAGCTTCTAAAGCATCTACAGGTTTGTTCTCTTATTTTGGAGAGATCGATTATGACTACGATAACAAGTTTGGAGTATTCGCAGCACTACGACGAGATGCATCTTCTAGATTTACAGGAGATAATACTTGGGGTACTTTCTGGTCTGTGGCTGGAAGATGGAATGTTTCTGAAATGGACTTTATGCAGGATGTTTCATGGGTTAATAACCTTAAAGTAAGAGCCTCTTATGGTACAACTGGAAATGAAAGAATTGCTGGAACTTATTACGGTGCCCTCAATAATTTTAGAACCTTATTTAATACTGGAATTGGTTATGGGGATAATCAAACCTTTTTCCGTTCTCAATTAGGTAATGAATCTCTACGTTGGGAAACTATTAAAACTGCAAACCTAGGTATCGAATTTGGTTTGTTCGAAAATAGACTTCGTTCCACTATCGAAGTATATGATAGAAAAACTGAAGATCTTTTCTTCAACATCTTTGTATCTACACTAGTAACTCCTTCTGGTTCTATACAGGCTAATGTTGGAGACTTGTCGAATAAGGGTGCAGAACTAGCTCTGAACTACGACTTATTCAGAAGCGACCAAGCGGACGGATTTAACTTTACAGTTAATGCTAACATTAACTATAATGAATTTGAGGTTACTAAAATTGATGCAGAAGGTGGATTGATCGACAATGGATCTACTGTTATTCAAGAAGGAGCACAATTGAATGAGTACTTCGTAGTTCCTTATCTTGGAGTGAACCCTGCTAATGGTAACCTCTTGTTTGAAGACATTAATGGAAATCCAACGGAAAACCCAACTCTTGAAGACAGAAGGTTGACCGGTACTGATTCTCAACCTGATTTCCAAGGAGGTTTTGGATTTAATACAAGCTATAAAGGTTTCTTTCTTGAATCTCAATTTGTTTTTATGACAGGACTAGAAAGATTTGACAGCAACTTAGCATCGTACTACGACATAAATGATTTGGGACAGTACCAATTATCTTCAGATCTTGAAAGATCCTGGACACCAGATAATCGTATTACAGATATGCCAGCGGTAAATGCTACAAACCTATCACCTGGTGTAACAAGTGATCGTTTCCTTATCAACTCTAACTTTGTCAGATGGAGATTCTTACAACTAGGATATAATTTTGACAGAGAAATGTTAGAAAAAACTTTCCTACAGAATGTAAGAATTTATGCGAATGGTGAAAACTTAGCTACGTTTAGTAACTGGTTAGGATTTGATCCAGAAAGTACTAGACAATCTGAGTTGAACCGTTATCCGACTCCACGTACAGTTTCTGTCGGTATAGACTTAACTTTTTAA